From Pseudomonas hormoni:
TTCTTCGCTTAAGGCTCGCCTATAGTTTGTCCGTCGCCGATGAATCGGTGATGGACCTTAGCCGGTCGTTTGAGAGGAATGCACGAGCGCCCGTATAATCGCGGTGCTATTTGCTGCCTGACATATCTGTCTATGGTGGCTGTGCGTGGGACATCTTCGGGTGTGCCGGGTTCCTCTGACCGGTCGGCTAACCCACGTACAGCTGCCACTCCATTCGATTAGCCGCGAAAAGGGTGGGAGTTTCATCTTTCAGAAGGAATTCATGCCATGTCCAGATACCACCCGCTCCAAGGCAACTTCAGCGTCGGCCCGACGCTATACATCGACACCGAAGCCCGCGCTTCCGATCTTCTTGAAACCGCCGTCCATCGACTCAAAGCCGCACGTAATCTGCTCAACAGCGTCACCTGCCTGTGCATCAAAAACGCCGAAGGACACGACCTGGAGCATTTCGCCAACGCTGCGCACATGTTGATTCAGGACGGCTGTGACGCCTTGGATGTGCTGGGCTGGAAGCTGGAAAAAGCTGTACGTTGAAAACGAGAAAGCCGCGATATTCGCGGCTTTTTTGTGTCTGCGGGAAGCAGTTTAGTAGCTGCTCTCCGGCAAACTGGCGATGATCGAGCGGTAGCTGTTCATCCGTTGCTGCTGCACGCGGCCTTCTTCCAGTGCCTTGAGCAATGCACAACCCGGTTCGCGGTCGTGCTTGCAGTCACGGAAGCGGCAGGTGCCGATCAAGTCGTTGAACTCGATGAAACCGGCTTCGACGTCGGCGCGGCTGACGTGTCCCAGGCCGAATTCGCGGATACCCGGGGAGTCGATCAACTCACCGCCACCGGGGAAGTGGAACAGCCGCGCGGTCGTCGTGGTGTGAGTGCCCTGGCCGGACAACTCGGACAGCGGGCCGACACGGGTTTCGACTTCCGGCAGCAGGCTGTTGACCAGCGACGACTTGCCGACGCCGGACTGGCCGACGAACACGCTGATGCGCCCGTCCAGTTGTTCTTGAAGTTGCTCCATGCCATTGCCGTGGTGCGCCGACACTTCCAGTACCGGATAACCCAGCGTGCGGTAAACCGCGAGCAGGGCATTCAGCGCCGGGGCGTTCTGCTCGTCGATCAGGTCGAATTTGTTGAGCAGCAGCAGCGGCCGAATGCCGGCGTGCTCCGCCGCGACCAGATAACGGTCGATCAGGTTGGCGTGAGGCTCGGGCAGCGGCGCGAAGACGATGACGATCATGTCGACGTTGGCGGCTACAGGCTTGAGCTGGCCACGGCTGTCCGGACGGCAGAGTTCGGTTTTTCGCGGCAGTTGCGCCACGATCACACCGATACCCTGGTTGCCGGCACGCCAGACCACCTGATCGCCGGTCACCAGCGCCGGCAGGTTGGCGCGCAAGTGACAACGGAACACTTCACCGGCCAGTTCGCCCTCGAGGGCTTCGACTTCGACCTGCACACCGAAGTGCGCGATCACCAGGCCCGTCTGTTCCGGACCCAGGTCGCCACCCTCAAGTGCCTCGACAGCCGAGGACTCGCGTTTGGCGGCGCGGGCAGCGCGTTCGCCCTGAATCTTTTCGATGCGCCAGTTTTGACGACGATTGAGTTGGCGTTTGGCCATGGGTGTTCCGTATCAAGAATGCAGCGATTAAGTAAAACGGCCGCGAGTTTAGCACGCCCGGCCACCTCCCTAGGCTAAACTGCGCAGCATTGCCTAGGAGCCGACACATGCAAAACCCGCAGAATCTGATCTGGATCGACCTGGAAATGACCGGTCTGAACCCTGATACCGACGTCATCATCGAGATGGCCACCATCGTCACCGACAGTGACCTGAACACCTTGGCCGAAGGGCCGGTGATCGCGATCCATCACAGCGATGAAATTCTCGCCGGCATGGACGAGTGGAACACCCGTCAACACGGCGGCTCGGGCCTGACTCAGCGCGTGCGCGACAGCCGCATCAGCATGGCCGAAGCGGAAGCCGAGACCATTGCCTTCCTGGAGAAGTGGGTGCCAAAGGGCAAGTCGCCGATCTGTGGCAACAGCATCTGCCAGGACCGTCGCTTCCTTTATACGCACATGAAATCCCTGGAAAGCTTCTTCCACTACCGCAACCTCGACGTCTCGACCCTGAAAGAACTGGCCGCGCGCTGGGCGCCGGACGTACGCGACAGCTTCAAAAAGGGCAGCACCCACCTGGCCCTGGACGACATCCGCGAATCCATCGCCGAGTTGCAGCATTACCGCAAGCATTTCATCAAGTTCTGATGCTGCCGGCCCCTTGTGGCGAGGGAGCTTGCTCCCGCTCGGCTGCGAAGCAGCCGCAACCCAGCCGATGCGGTACATCTGAACGAGCAAGGTGTCTGGTTTTGGGGCCGCTTCGCGACCCAGCGGGAGCAAGTTCCCTCGCCACAGGTCTCGGTGTCTGCTCTTGCCCTCTTTTGGTGCCGGGACTAAATGGCTAGACTGCGCGCCTTCCTGCAAGGACCGCCACCATGTTGCTGATGCTTTACCTGATCGCCATTACCGCCGAAGCCATGACCGGCGCCCTGTCCGCCGGTCGTCGTGGCATGGACTGGTTTGGCGTGGTGCTGATCGCCTGCATCACTGCGTTGGGCGGCGGTTCGGTGCGCGACGTGCTCCTCGGCCATTACCCGCTGACGTGGGTGAAACACCCGGAATACCTGGTGCTGACATCGATTGCAGCCATGTTCACGGTCTTCGCTGCACGCTGGATGCGTCACTTGCGCTCACTGTTTCTGGTACTCGACGCCGTGGGTCTGGTGGCGTTTACCCTGATCGGCTGCATGACCGCCCTGGAAATGGGTCATGGCATGTTGGTGGCCTCGGTCAGCGGCGTGATTACCGGCGTATTCGGCGGCATCCTGCGCGACATCTTCTGCAACGACATCCCGCTGATCTTCCGCCGCGAGCTCTACGCCAGCGTGTCGTTCGCGGCGGCGTGGTGCTACATGCTGTGTCTATATCTGAACGTGCCGGGAGAACAGGCGATTCTGATCACCCTGTTCGGCGGCTTCCTGTTGCGGTTACTGGCGATCCGTTTCCACTGGGAAATGCCCAAGTTCGTTTATAACGACGAAGCCTGACGTTCGGCGTGTTGCTTCAACGCCCATTCCACATGCTCGCGGACCAGTTCCGACGGATAATCGCGCCGCGCCTTCAACGCTTCCAGCACCGGAATGCTCGACGGCGCATTCCCCAGGCCCACCGCCAGATTGCGCAACCAGCGCTCGTAACCCGCGCGCCGTAACGGCGAGCCTTCAGTGCTGCTGAGGAATTTGTCCTCGTCCCACATGAACAGCTCCGCCAATTCGGCGTTGTCCAGGTTGTGCCTTGGCTTGAAGTCGCTTTCACCGGACGGGCGGGCGAAGCGGTTCCACGGGCAGACGATCTGGCAGTCATCGCAGCCGAAGACCCGATTGCCGATCAATGGCCGCAAGTCTTCGGGAATCGCGCTTTTCAGTTCGATGGTCAGGTAAGAGATGCAGCGTCGGGCATCCAGCACATAAGGACCGACAAAGGCGTTGGTCGGGCAGATGTCGAGGCACGCGGTGCAGCGCCCGCAATGTTCGGTGCTATGGGGCGGGTCGACCGGCAGCGGCAGGTCGACAAACAGTTCGCTGAGGAAGAAGTAACTGCCGGCCTTGCGATTCAAGACCAGTGTATTTTTGCCGATCCAGCCAAGGCCAGCCTGCTCGGCGATGGCTTTTTCCAGCACCGGCGCACTGTCGACAAAGGCACGAAAACCGAACGGCCCGATCTCGGCCTGAATTTTATCGGCGAGTTGTTGCACGCGTTTACGGATCAATTTGTGGTAATCGCGGCCCAAGGCATAACGCGAGACGTAGGCTTTTTCCGGTTGGGCCAGGCGCTTGGCCATTTCGGTGTCGCCCGGCAGGTAATCCATGCGCAGGGACACCACCCGAAGCGTGCCGGGCACCAGCTCTTCCGGGTGTGAGCGTTTGCTGCCGTGGGCGCCCATGTAGTCCATTTCGCCGTGGTAACCGGCCGCAAGCCAGCGCTCCAGGTGCTGCTCATGCTCGGCCAGGTCCAGGCCGCTGATGCCGACTTGCTGAAAGCCCAGCTCGCGGCCCCAGTCCTTGATGGATTGGGCGAGGGCGGGCAGGTCTGTGGTAATAGCGGGCATGAGGCGAGAGAAACCGGAGCTGAGGTGCGTATAATTCTGCCAGACATCGGAGCCCGAAGACGCATGCCGCACACTAAAGATGATTTACCCGACGCGCTGTATAGCGCCGCGCAAGTGCGAGCCCTCGATGCGAGCCTGATTGCGGCGGGCACGCCGGGCTTCGAATTGATGCAGCGTGCGGCGCGGGCGACCTGGCGTGCGCTGGTCCGGCAGTGGCCGTCGGCCCACGAACTGACGGTGGTCACCGGTCACGGCAACAACGCCGGTGATGGCTATCTGGTAGCGGTCTTGGCCCGGCGTGCCGGCTGGCATGTGCGCGTGTTGGCGGCCGGTGATCCTCAGCGTTTGCAGGGCGATGCCGGGCTGGCCCGAGCCGAGGCCCTTTCCGAAGGCGTTGCCATTCAAGCCTGGAGCGCGCAATCGGAGTTGCGCGGAATCGTGTTGGACGCCTTGCTTGGCACCGGTCTGACAGGCGAGGTGCGAGAGCCTTACGCCAGTGTCATCGCCGCGATCAATGCCAGCGAACTGCCAGTTGCCGCAGTGGATATTCCTTCGGGACTGTGTGCCGATACAGGACGTGTGCTCGGCGTGGCCGTTCGGGCGGATCTGACCGTGACTTTCATTGGTTTGAAGTTGGGTCTGTTCACGGGCGAAGCGGCGGACGTGGTGGGTGAGTTGGTTTTCAATGATCTGCAGGCATCCCCCGAGTCATTCAACGGGGTCGCCATCAGTGCGCGTCGCCTGACGGCCGGCAATTTGCCGCGTCTGGCGCATCGCGCGCCGACGGCCCATAAAGGCAAATTCGGCCATGTCTTGTTGATTGGCGGTGATCGCGGTTTCGGCGGTGCCATTCTGTTGAGTGCGCAAAGCGCCCTGCGCAGTGGTGCTGGCATGGTATCGGTCGCCACCCGAAGCGAGCATGTGCCGGCGGCACTGGCGCGAATCCCCGAAGCCATGGTGCTGGGCACTTCGTCAGCCAATCAGTTGATGGGATTGCTGCAAAAAGTTTCCGTACTGGTAGTGGGGCCGGGCCTCGGGCAGGCTTCGTGGGGCCGCAGTCTGTTGTCGGCGGCGGCCAATGCGCCGTTGCCACAGGTCTGGGACGCGGATGCGCTGAACATGCTGGCCGAAGAACGCGTGAGCTTGCCCAGGGACTGCGTGATCACTCCGCATCCGGGGGAAGCGGCGCGGTTGCTCGGGATCAGTGCCGCTGAAGTACAGGCCGACCGTCCATCCGCCGCTCAAGCATTGAGCAAAAAATATACAGCTGTAGTGGTTTTGAAAGGCGCTGGCAGCCTGATCGCCAGTCCCGACGGGCGTCTGGCGTTGTGTCATCAAGGCCACCCGGCCATGGCCACCGCCGGTCTGGGCGATGTGCTGGCTGGGCTGGTTGGCGCATTGCTCGCGCAAGGCATGAATGCGTTCGACGCCGCTTGCCTGGCGGTCTGGCTGCACGCCAATGCCGGCGCGCAACAAGGTAAATCGGGCCGTGGGCTGGCGGCCAGTGATCTGATTCCAGCCATTCGTCAGTTGTTGGAGGAGCAAGCACCGTGTCTGAAGTAACCCTGTACCTGGCTGATGAAGAGGCGATGACCGCATTTGGCGAGCGCATCGCAAAAACCACTCAAGGGCACGGTCTGATTTTTCTGGAAGGGGATCTGGGGGCGGGGAAAACCACGCTGTCGCGGGGCATCATCCGGGGTCTGGGGCATGTCGGTGCGGTGAAAAGTCCGACGTTCACGCTGGTCGAGCCCTACGAGATCGGTGACATCCGCGCCTTTCATTTCGATCTCTATCGCTTGGTCGACCCTGAAGAACTGGAGTACCTCGGCATCCGCGACTACTTCGAAGACGATGCGTTGTGCCTGATCGAATGGCCTCGCAAGGGTGCAGGCTTTTTGCCAAAGCCCGACCTGACCATTACCATTAGCCCGCAAGACAGCGGGCGTTCGCTGAAAATTTTGTCCCAGGGCTCGCGTGGCGAGTCGTGGTGTGCCGCTTTGGCATTGGAATCCAATTAAATGATGGGGTCAGGTATGCGCTTTCGCGCAATGGTAGCTGCCGTAGGGATGTTGTTTTTGGCGGTGACCGTCGACGCTGTGGCTGAAACAAAGGTCAACAGCGTTCGCCTGTGGCGGGCGCCGGACAACACACGGTTGGTGTTCGATCTGACCGGGCCGGTGCAGCACAGCGTGTTCACCCTGACATCCCCGGATCGACTGGTTATCGACATCAATGGCGCGTCCCTCGGGGCACCACTGAACGTCAATGCTTCGAATACGCCCATCACCGCCATGCGCTCGGCCCAACGCACGCCGACCGACTTGCGTGTGGTCATCGACCTGAAAAAAGCCGTCACGCCCAAAAGCTTCACCCTGGCGCCGAACGCCCAGTACGGCAATCGCCTGGTGGTCGATCTGTTCGATAACGCCGCCGACGCCGCGCCGATCCCGCCACCGACCAACGTCGCGACGGTTGCCCCGGTCCCGGTCACCCCGGTAGATCCACCGGTCAAGCTGCCGCCCGCTCCGGCCGGCAAGCGCGACATCATGGTGGTCATCGATGCCGGCCACGGCGGTGAAGACCCGGGCGCCTCTGGCTCTCGCGGTCAACGTGAAAAAGACGTGGTGCTGGCCATCGCCCGCGAATTACAGCGTCAGGTCAACGGCATGAAAGGCTTCCGCGCCGAACTGACCCGCACCGGCGACTACTTCATCCCGTTGCGCGGCCGTACCGAAATCGCCCGCAAGAAGGGCGCCGACCTCTTCGTCTCGATCCACGCCGACGCCGCGCCTTCGGCCGCTGCGTTCGGTGCGTCGGTGTTCGCCTTGTCTGATCGTGGCGCCACGTCTGAAACAGCCCGCTGGCTGGCCGACAGTGAAAACCGCTCCGACTTGATCGGCGGTGCCGGCAACGTCAGCCTCGACGACAAGGACCGCATGCTCGCAGGCGTTCTGCTCGACCTGTCGATGACCGCGTCCCTGACCTCCAGCCTGAACGTTGGCCAAAAAGTGCTGAGCAACATTGGTCGCGTGACGCCACTGCATAAACAGCGCGTGGAACAAGCCGGGTTCATGGTGTTGAAGTCCCCGGACATCCCGTCGATCCTGGTGGAAACCGGGTTCATCTCCAACGCCAACGAAGCGTCGAAACTCGCGGCGGCCAGTCACCAGCAAGCGCTGGCACGCTCGATCAGCAGCGGCGTACGTCAGTTCTTCCAGCAGAATCCACCGCCGGGCACTTACATTGCCTGGCTGCGTGATTCCGGCAAGATCGCCCAAGGTCCACGGGATCACCGGGTCAGCCCGGGCGAAACCCTGGCGATGATTGCCGTGCGTTATCAGGTGTCCCCGGCCACCTTGCGCAGTGCCAATAACCTGAAGAGTGACGAGCTGAAAATCGGTCAGACCCTGACCATTCCCGGCACTGAACTGGCGTCCAAAGAATGAATCAGGCCGTGATCAACAGCGCTCGCATCGAGCTGCTCAGCCCACGACTGGCGAACCAGATTGCCGCCGGTGAGGTGGTCGAGCGCCCGGCTTCGGTGATCAAGGAGTTGCTGGAAAACAGCCTCGACTCCGGCGCCAAGCGCATCGATGTCGACGTGGAGCAGGGCGGCGTCAAGCTGCTGCGGGTTCGCGACGATGGCAGCGGCATTTCTGCCGATGACCTGCCGCTGGCCCTGGCGCGACACGCCACCAGCAAGATCCGCAACCTGGAAGATCTCGAACAGGTCATGAGCCTCGGGTTTCGCGGGGAAGCGCTCGCCTCGATCAGCTCTGTGGCGCGCCTGACCCTGACCTCCCGCACCCGCGATGCCGACCAGGCCTGGCAGGTTGAAACCGAAGGCCGAGACATGGCGCCCCGCGTGCAACCGGCCGCTCATCCGGTGGGCACTTCGGTGGAAGTGCGCGACCTGTTTTTCAACACCCCGGCGCGGCGCAAATTCCTCAAGACCGAAAAAACCGAATTCGATCACCTGCAAGAAGTGATCAAGCGTCTGGCCCTGGCGCGCTTCGATGTGGCGTTCCATTTGCGCCATAACGGCAAAACCATCCTCAGCCTGCACGAGGCCCGCGATGATGCGGCCCGCGCCCGGCGTGTGGCGGCGATTTGCGGCTCGGGGTTCCTCGAACAGGCGCTGCCGATCGAAATCGAGCGCAATGGCCTGCATTTGTGGGGTTGGGTTGGCTTGCCGACGTTCAACCGCAGCCAGGCGGACTTGCAGTATTTCTTCGTCAACGGCCGTGCCGTGCGCGACAAACTGGTGGCTCACGCGGTGCGCCAGGCGTATCGCGACGTGCTGTTCAACGGCCGCCATCCGACGTTTGTGCTGTTTTTCGAAGTCGATCCTGCGGGCGTCGACGTCAACGTGCACCCGACCAAGCACGAAGTACGCTTCCGTGACGGACGCATGGTTCACGACTTCCTCTACGGCACCCTGCACCGCGCTTTGGGCGATGTGCGGCCGGAAGATCATCTGGCGGCGCCGGTGGCGACGGCCATTGTTCGACCGACCGGCATCGATGCGGGTGAATTCGGTCCCCAAGGCGAAATGCGCCTCGCGGCCAATGCGCTGCTGGAGCAGCCTCAGGCACAACCGTCGTTCAACACCGCTGCGGGTTCCGGCGCTGGCGCCGGTTATCAGTATCAATACACGCCGCGTCCTCAGTCGGGTGTGCCTGCAGCTGAAGCCCAGGCGGCGTATCGTGAATTTTTTGCGCCGTTGCCAGAAGCCAACGCTATCGCGCTTCCGGCCGGTCAGGACGATATTCCGCCGCTGGGTTATGCATTGGCGCAGCTCAAAGGCATCTACATTCTTTCGGAAAACGCCCAGGGCCTGGTGCTGGTGGACATGCACGCCGCTCACGAGCGGATCATGTACGAACGCCTGAAAGTCGCCATGGCCAGCGAAGGCTTGAGTGGCCAGCCGCTGTTGGTGCCGGAATCTTTGGCCGTGAGCGAGCGCGAAGGTGATTGCGCCGAAGAAAACGTCGCGTGGTTCCAGCGTCTGGGCTTTGAATTGCAGCGTCTGGGCCCGGAAACGCTGGCCATCCGGCAGATCCCAGCCTTGCTCAAGCAGGCGGAAGCCAATCGACTGGTGAGCGACGTGTTGTCGGATTTAATGGAATACGGCACCAGCGACCGGATTCAGGCGCACCTGAACGAATTGCTTGGCACCATGGCCTGCCACGGTGCGATTCGGGCGAATCGGCGTCTGGCCCTGCCGGAAATGAACGGTCTGCTGCGTGATATGGAAAACACCGAACGCAGCGGTCAATGCAACCATGGCCGACCGACCTGGACCCAATTGGGTCTGGACGATCTGGACAAACTGTTCCTGCGCGGTCGTTGATGAGCCAGCTCCCTCCTGCGATTTTCCTGATGGGCCCGACCGCAGCGGGCAAGACCGACCTGGCCATCGAGCTCACCAAAGTCCTGCCTTGCGAGTTGATCAGTGTCGATTCGGCGCTGGTTTATCGCGGCATGGACATCGGCACCGCCAAGCCTTCGAAAGAGATTTTGGCCGAGTTCCCTCACCGTTTGATTGATATTCTTGATCCGGCGGAGAGCTATTCCGCTGCGGATTTTCGCCGTGACGCCCTCGAGGCCATGGCCGACATCACCGCACGCGGCAAAATTCCGCTGCTGGTGGGCGGCACAATGCTCTATTACAAGGCTTTGGTTGAAGGTCTGGCGGATATGCCCGCCGCCGATCCTGAAGTCCGCGCGCAAATCGAAGAAGAAGCCGCACGCCTTGGCTGGCAAGCCCTGCACGACCAATTGGCGATCATCGACCCGCAATCCGCCGCGCGTATTCACCCGAACGATCCCCAGCGCCTCAGTCGAGCGCTGGAAGTTTATCGAGTCAGCGGTCAGAGCATGACCGAGCTGCGACAGCGACAAAGTGCGCAAAGTACTGAAGCAGCCGCTTCGGGACTGCAACAATTGCCCTATACTGTCGCGAACTTGGCCATTGCTCCGGCAAATCGCCAGGTACTGCACGAGCGAATTAAACAAAGATTCACGTTAATGTTGGAACAGGGATTCATTGACGAGGTCGTAGCCCTGCGTGAGCGAAGTGACCTGCATTCAGGGTTGCCGTCTATACGTGCGGTAGGCTACCGACAAGTCTGGGACTACCTGGATGGCAAGCTGACACAAGCCGAGATGCAGGAGCGTGGAATCATTGCCACGCGCCAATTGGCAAAACGTCAGTTCACCTGGCTGCGCAGTTGGGCTGATTTACACTGGTTGGACAGCCTGGATTGCGACAATCTGCCGCGCGCCTTGAAATACCTGGGGACCATCTCCATATTGAGCTGAGTCCTTGCAATTGCCGTCTATCCTTGGGGGTGTGACGGCCACAAGCCATCTGTTTACCTATTTTTTTATATTGAATCCTTAAAGGAGTGCGGCACATGTCAAAAGGGCATTCGCTACAAGACCCTTACTTGAATACTTTACGTAAAGAGAAAGTTGGGGTGTCCATCTACCTGGTCAACGGGATCAAACTGCAAGGCACGATCGAGTCTTTCGACCAGTTCGTTATCCTGCTGAAGAACACCGTCAGTCAGATGGTTTACAAACACGCTATCTCTACAGTGGTGCCGGTTCGTCCAATTCGTCTGCCTAGCGCAACCGAATCCGAGGCAGGCGACGCTGAGCCAGGTAACGCCTGATAGGAGTCTCCTTTGTTCTTTGAGCGCCACGGTGGTGGTGAGCGAGTAATCCTCGTTCACTTGGATGGACAGGACCCTGAGGCGCGCGAAGATCCGCAGGAGTTTCAGGAATTGGCTAATTCGGCCGGCGCCGAGACCGTTGCGTTTTTTAACGTGCCGCGTCATCGGCCAACCGCCAAATTCCTGATCGGTAGCGGCAAGGTCGAGGAGCTACGCGACCTGGTCCATGCCGAGAAGGCAGATCTGGTGATCTTCAACCACATCCTCACGCCCAGTCAGGAACGTAACCTCGAACGTGTTTTCGAGTGTCGCGTGATCGACCGCACCGGTCTGATTCTCGATATATTCGCCCAGCGCGCCCGTACCCATGAAGGCAAGCTCCAGGTAGAACTGGCCCAGCTTGACCACATGAGCACCCGGCTGGTTCGTGGCTGGACTCACCTTGAGCGTCAAGGTGGCGGTATCGGCATGCGTGGCCCGGGTGAAACCCAACTGGAAACCGACCGCCGCTTGCTTCGGGTTCGCCTGCGACAGATCAAAGGCCGGCTTGAAAAAGTGCGTAGCCAGCGCGAACAGTCGCGACGTGGTCGTACGCGTGCGGATATCCCTACCGTGTCTTTGGTGGGGTATACCAACGCCGGTAAATCCACGCTCTTCAATAACGTGACGAAATCCGACGTGTACGCGGCTGACCAGTTGTTTGCCACGCTGGACCCGACCTTGCGCCGTCTGGAACTGGACGACCTGGGGCCGATTGTCCTGGCTGACACGGTGGGTTTCATTCGCCACTTGCCCCACAAGCTGGTCGAGGCATTTCGGTCTACCCTCGAAGAGTCGAGCAACTCGGACCTGCTGT
This genomic window contains:
- the rsgA gene encoding small ribosomal subunit biogenesis GTPase RsgA, with amino-acid sequence MAKRQLNRRQNWRIEKIQGERAARAAKRESSAVEALEGGDLGPEQTGLVIAHFGVQVEVEALEGELAGEVFRCHLRANLPALVTGDQVVWRAGNQGIGVIVAQLPRKTELCRPDSRGQLKPVAANVDMIVIVFAPLPEPHANLIDRYLVAAEHAGIRPLLLLNKFDLIDEQNAPALNALLAVYRTLGYPVLEVSAHHGNGMEQLQEQLDGRISVFVGQSGVGKSSLVNSLLPEVETRVGPLSELSGQGTHTTTTARLFHFPGGGELIDSPGIREFGLGHVSRADVEAGFIEFNDLIGTCRFRDCKHDREPGCALLKALEEGRVQQQRMNSYRSIIASLPESSY
- the orn gene encoding oligoribonuclease, yielding MQNPQNLIWIDLEMTGLNPDTDVIIEMATIVTDSDLNTLAEGPVIAIHHSDEILAGMDEWNTRQHGGSGLTQRVRDSRISMAEAEAETIAFLEKWVPKGKSPICGNSICQDRRFLYTHMKSLESFFHYRNLDVSTLKELAARWAPDVRDSFKKGSTHLALDDIRESIAELQHYRKHFIKF
- a CDS encoding trimeric intracellular cation channel family protein, translated to MLLMLYLIAITAEAMTGALSAGRRGMDWFGVVLIACITALGGGSVRDVLLGHYPLTWVKHPEYLVLTSIAAMFTVFAARWMRHLRSLFLVLDAVGLVAFTLIGCMTALEMGHGMLVASVSGVITGVFGGILRDIFCNDIPLIFRRELYASVSFAAAWCYMLCLYLNVPGEQAILITLFGGFLLRLLAIRFHWEMPKFVYNDEA
- the queG gene encoding tRNA epoxyqueuosine(34) reductase QueG is translated as MPAITTDLPALAQSIKDWGRELGFQQVGISGLDLAEHEQHLERWLAAGYHGEMDYMGAHGSKRSHPEELVPGTLRVVSLRMDYLPGDTEMAKRLAQPEKAYVSRYALGRDYHKLIRKRVQQLADKIQAEIGPFGFRAFVDSAPVLEKAIAEQAGLGWIGKNTLVLNRKAGSYFFLSELFVDLPLPVDPPHSTEHCGRCTACLDICPTNAFVGPYVLDARRCISYLTIELKSAIPEDLRPLIGNRVFGCDDCQIVCPWNRFARPSGESDFKPRHNLDNAELAELFMWDEDKFLSSTEGSPLRRAGYERWLRNLAVGLGNAPSSIPVLEALKARRDYPSELVREHVEWALKQHAERQASSL
- a CDS encoding NAD(P)H-hydrate dehydratase codes for the protein MPHTKDDLPDALYSAAQVRALDASLIAAGTPGFELMQRAARATWRALVRQWPSAHELTVVTGHGNNAGDGYLVAVLARRAGWHVRVLAAGDPQRLQGDAGLARAEALSEGVAIQAWSAQSELRGIVLDALLGTGLTGEVREPYASVIAAINASELPVAAVDIPSGLCADTGRVLGVAVRADLTVTFIGLKLGLFTGEAADVVGELVFNDLQASPESFNGVAISARRLTAGNLPRLAHRAPTAHKGKFGHVLLIGGDRGFGGAILLSAQSALRSGAGMVSVATRSEHVPAALARIPEAMVLGTSSANQLMGLLQKVSVLVVGPGLGQASWGRSLLSAAANAPLPQVWDADALNMLAEERVSLPRDCVITPHPGEAARLLGISAAEVQADRPSAAQALSKKYTAVVVLKGAGSLIASPDGRLALCHQGHPAMATAGLGDVLAGLVGALLAQGMNAFDAACLAVWLHANAGAQQGKSGRGLAASDLIPAIRQLLEEQAPCLK
- the tsaE gene encoding tRNA (adenosine(37)-N6)-threonylcarbamoyltransferase complex ATPase subunit type 1 TsaE, with translation MSEVTLYLADEEAMTAFGERIAKTTQGHGLIFLEGDLGAGKTTLSRGIIRGLGHVGAVKSPTFTLVEPYEIGDIRAFHFDLYRLVDPEELEYLGIRDYFEDDALCLIEWPRKGAGFLPKPDLTITISPQDSGRSLKILSQGSRGESWCAALALESN
- a CDS encoding N-acetylmuramoyl-L-alanine amidase, whose protein sequence is MLFLAVTVDAVAETKVNSVRLWRAPDNTRLVFDLTGPVQHSVFTLTSPDRLVIDINGASLGAPLNVNASNTPITAMRSAQRTPTDLRVVIDLKKAVTPKSFTLAPNAQYGNRLVVDLFDNAADAAPIPPPTNVATVAPVPVTPVDPPVKLPPAPAGKRDIMVVIDAGHGGEDPGASGSRGQREKDVVLAIARELQRQVNGMKGFRAELTRTGDYFIPLRGRTEIARKKGADLFVSIHADAAPSAAAFGASVFALSDRGATSETARWLADSENRSDLIGGAGNVSLDDKDRMLAGVLLDLSMTASLTSSLNVGQKVLSNIGRVTPLHKQRVEQAGFMVLKSPDIPSILVETGFISNANEASKLAAASHQQALARSISSGVRQFFQQNPPPGTYIAWLRDSGKIAQGPRDHRVSPGETLAMIAVRYQVSPATLRSANNLKSDELKIGQTLTIPGTELASKE
- the mutL gene encoding DNA mismatch repair endonuclease MutL — encoded protein: MNQAVINSARIELLSPRLANQIAAGEVVERPASVIKELLENSLDSGAKRIDVDVEQGGVKLLRVRDDGSGISADDLPLALARHATSKIRNLEDLEQVMSLGFRGEALASISSVARLTLTSRTRDADQAWQVETEGRDMAPRVQPAAHPVGTSVEVRDLFFNTPARRKFLKTEKTEFDHLQEVIKRLALARFDVAFHLRHNGKTILSLHEARDDAARARRVAAICGSGFLEQALPIEIERNGLHLWGWVGLPTFNRSQADLQYFFVNGRAVRDKLVAHAVRQAYRDVLFNGRHPTFVLFFEVDPAGVDVNVHPTKHEVRFRDGRMVHDFLYGTLHRALGDVRPEDHLAAPVATAIVRPTGIDAGEFGPQGEMRLAANALLEQPQAQPSFNTAAGSGAGAGYQYQYTPRPQSGVPAAEAQAAYREFFAPLPEANAIALPAGQDDIPPLGYALAQLKGIYILSENAQGLVLVDMHAAHERIMYERLKVAMASEGLSGQPLLVPESLAVSEREGDCAEENVAWFQRLGFELQRLGPETLAIRQIPALLKQAEANRLVSDVLSDLMEYGTSDRIQAHLNELLGTMACHGAIRANRRLALPEMNGLLRDMENTERSGQCNHGRPTWTQLGLDDLDKLFLRGR
- the miaA gene encoding tRNA (adenosine(37)-N6)-dimethylallyltransferase MiaA; protein product: MSQLPPAIFLMGPTAAGKTDLAIELTKVLPCELISVDSALVYRGMDIGTAKPSKEILAEFPHRLIDILDPAESYSAADFRRDALEAMADITARGKIPLLVGGTMLYYKALVEGLADMPAADPEVRAQIEEEAARLGWQALHDQLAIIDPQSAARIHPNDPQRLSRALEVYRVSGQSMTELRQRQSAQSTEAAASGLQQLPYTVANLAIAPANRQVLHERIKQRFTLMLEQGFIDEVVALRERSDLHSGLPSIRAVGYRQVWDYLDGKLTQAEMQERGIIATRQLAKRQFTWLRSWADLHWLDSLDCDNLPRALKYLGTISILS
- the hfq gene encoding RNA chaperone Hfq, whose product is MSKGHSLQDPYLNTLRKEKVGVSIYLVNGIKLQGTIESFDQFVILLKNTVSQMVYKHAISTVVPVRPIRLPSATESEAGDAEPGNA